From the Terriglobales bacterium genome, one window contains:
- a CDS encoding acyltransferase, with translation MGLSTTTLSYAPPAQTKGLELSARKTARGNLAIDYLRAFITVLVLAHHAVLAYHPFAPAPPKSLLAQPRLWGAFPVVDIQRWSPFGLLVSFNDIFFMALMFFLSGLFVWQSLQRKGSGGFLGNRARRLGIPFVVAGALLAPLAYYPTYLQTGATGISGFWQQWRSLGNWPVGPEWFIWVLLAFDCIAALLFALMPQWGEALSRFSSNASRRPFTFFGYLIIASAIAYIPMELIFNAFAWASFGPFFFQTSRLLHYAVYFLAGISVGAWGIERGLLAPDGNLARRWLRWIPASLLTFIAAGVLFVVTFTAHSAPRFWEVLSDFAFVACCAATSFAFLALFLRFVVKPNRIFDSLSANAYGMYLIHYVFVSWLQYAFLQAHLPAVAKGSIVFFGTLVLSWTVIAAIRRIPVVARTI, from the coding sequence ATGGGACTCAGCACAACAACATTGTCATACGCTCCACCCGCACAAACTAAAGGGTTGGAGCTAAGCGCAAGAAAGACTGCCCGAGGCAACCTCGCGATCGATTATTTGCGTGCTTTCATCACCGTACTGGTACTGGCACATCACGCTGTCCTCGCCTATCACCCTTTTGCTCCTGCACCACCGAAGTCCCTGCTTGCCCAGCCTCGGTTGTGGGGAGCTTTTCCTGTAGTCGATATTCAACGCTGGAGTCCCTTCGGCCTGTTGGTCTCGTTTAACGACATCTTTTTCATGGCGTTGATGTTCTTCCTCTCCGGGCTATTCGTTTGGCAGAGCTTACAACGCAAAGGGAGCGGGGGGTTCTTGGGTAACCGTGCCAGGAGGCTTGGCATTCCGTTTGTAGTAGCGGGAGCATTACTGGCGCCTCTGGCCTACTACCCAACTTATCTTCAAACAGGCGCCACGGGTATTTCTGGTTTTTGGCAGCAATGGCGTTCGCTGGGCAACTGGCCAGTTGGTCCGGAATGGTTTATTTGGGTCTTGCTCGCGTTCGATTGCATTGCCGCTCTATTGTTCGCGCTGATGCCTCAATGGGGTGAGGCGCTTAGCCGCTTTTCATCGAACGCATCGCGCCGTCCGTTCACTTTCTTTGGATACTTGATCATTGCATCGGCAATCGCATACATCCCCATGGAACTCATCTTCAACGCTTTCGCATGGGCCAGCTTCGGGCCATTCTTCTTTCAGACCAGCCGCCTGCTTCACTATGCAGTTTATTTTCTTGCGGGCATCAGTGTCGGCGCCTGGGGGATTGAGCGCGGCTTGCTGGCGCCGGATGGAAATCTGGCACGACGCTGGTTGCGCTGGATTCCTGCATCGCTTCTAACTTTTATAGCCGCAGGTGTTCTTTTCGTTGTGACTTTCACGGCGCATAGTGCGCCACGATTCTGGGAGGTGCTCTCAGATTTCGCATTCGTAGCCTGTTGTGCTGCAACCTCGTTCGCTTTTCTCGCTCTCTTCCTGCGTTTTGTTGTAAAGCCAAACAGAATATTCGACAGCCTGTCAGCCAACGCTTACGGAATGTATTTGATCCACTACGTATTCGTGAGCTGGTTGCAATATGCATTTTTGCAGGCACATCTGCCTGCCGTAGCAAAAGGATCGATTGTGTTTTTCGGCACGCTGGTATT
- a CDS encoding PadR family transcriptional regulator gives MTNSRNDDPNTDLYENLRLELRRGCLVIAVLAQLKTERYGYTLRKALADDGLAIDESTLYPLLRRLESQGLLVSQWREEEKRNKRFYRLSPDGKRILKQLLEEWRNINTSLEQILREK, from the coding sequence ATGACAAACAGTCGCAATGACGATCCCAATACGGACCTCTATGAAAACCTTCGACTTGAGCTGCGGCGTGGGTGCCTGGTGATAGCCGTGCTGGCACAGCTCAAGACAGAACGCTACGGATATACGCTGCGCAAAGCACTGGCCGATGATGGCCTGGCTATTGATGAGAGCACACTTTATCCCTTGCTCCGGCGGCTGGAAAGTCAAGGCCTGCTTGTCAGTCAATGGCGTGAGGAAGAGAAACGCAATAAACGCTTTTATCGGCTGTCGCCGGACGGCAAGCGAATTCTCAAGCAATTGCTCGAAGAGTGGCGAAACATTAACACGTCTCTAGAACAAATTTTACGGGAGAAATAA